One segment of Primulina tabacum isolate GXHZ01 chromosome 6, ASM2559414v2, whole genome shotgun sequence DNA contains the following:
- the LOC142548954 gene encoding RNA polymerase II C-terminal domain phosphatase-like 1 isoform X1: MYCKLVTVYEGDTVLGEVELHPQNGIVFGEDFREIRISHYSQPSERCPPLAVLHTVSATGTCFKLESSFKSQESPLSVLHATCLRDNKTAVMSIGGGEIHLVAMHSRKYEGQGPCFWGFNVAPGLYSSCLVMLNLRCLAIVFDLDETLIVANTMRSFEDRIEALQRKISSESDPHRVSSMVAEVKRYQDDKNILKQYAESDQVIDNGKVIKSQSEVVPALSDNHEPILRPIIRLPEKSIVLTRINPLIRDTSVLVRLRPAWEDLRSYLTARGRKRFEVFVCTMAERDYALEMWRLLDPESNLINSNELLDRIACVKSGSRKSLFNVFQDGSCHPKMALVIDDRLKVWDEKDQPRVHIVPAFAPYYAPQAEANNTVPVLCVARNVACNVRGGFFKEFDDRLLQQIAEVAFEDDIKNVAFPPDVSNYLISEDDPSTSNGNKDLHVFDGMAGTEVERRLKEAISASSTGPPLTKNLDPRIPPALQYTVSSTSFSVPPSTIQGLPVPFTNQQSSQVISLLKPPLTQLGQAESTFHIAPVTEEGEVPESELDPDTRRRLLILQHGQDMRGHTPSESQFPARPPMPVSVPAVQPRGWFPVEEEISPGHLNQVAPNKEFPMNAESLPIDHHRVHHPPFLHKVEPSIPPGRALENQRLSKEVLPREDLLRLNQQLPGFHSFSDDGGPRRPQPALVNKDLDLEAGQIDPYPETSTGALQNIALKCGTKVEFNQALSPNLELQFAVEVLFAGQKIGEGIGRTRREAQRQATEVSLMNLADKYLSNLEPEFSYTTGNEASPRIHDARVENSKKSMGSIAALNELCMKEGLGVAFQTQPQFSANPSLKNEVYAQVEINGQLMGKGIGRTWDEAKSQAAEKALEALNSMVGQFPNRHHGSPASLQGLSNKRLKSDFSRVVQRTPLSTRYPKNASPIP; the protein is encoded by the exons ATGTATTGTAAATTGGTGACGGTGTATGAAGGAGACACGGTGCTGGGAGAAGTGGAGTTGCACCCTCAAAATGGTATTGTATTTGGGGAGGACTTTAGGGAAATTCGGATATCGCACTATTCACAACCCAGTGAGAGGTGCCCGCCACTCGCCGTGCTTCACACTGTATCCGCAACTGGAACATGCTTCAAATTGGAATCTTCCTTTAAGTCTCAAGAATCGCCGCTTTCTGTATTGCATGCCACTTGCCTCAGAGATAACAAG ACTGCTGTAATGTCAATTGGAGGAGGGGAAATTCATTTAGTTGCGATGCATTCTAGGAAGTATGAAGGGCAGGGCCCTTGTTTTTGGGGGTTCAATGTTGCTCCTGGACTTTACAGTTCTTGTCTTGTCATGCTGAATCTTAGATGTCTTGCCATTGTGTTTGATCTTGATGAAACTCTCATAGTTGCAAACACAATGCGTTCTTTTGAGGACAGAATAGAGGCATTGCAGAGAAAAATAAGCTCCGAGTCTGATCCACACCGTGTTTCTAGCATGGTTGCGGAGGTCAAACGTTATCaggatgataaaaatattttgaagcaaTATGCAGAAAGTGATCAGGTGATTGATAATGGGAAGGTTATCAAATCACAGTCTGAAGTGGTTCCAGCATTATCAGACAATCACGAGCCTATTCTTCGTCCAATTATACGACTACCAGAAAAGAGCATCGTTCTGACTCGCATTAATCCACTG ATTCGAGATACCAGCGTTCTCGTGAGATTAAGACCTGCTTGGGAGGATCTTAGAAGCTATTTGACTGCTAGAGGTCGAAAGCGCTTCGAGGTTTTTGTTTGTACTATGGCTGAAAGAGATTACGCATTAGAAATGTGGAGGCTTCTTGACCCAGAGTCAAATTTGATAAACTCTAATGAGCTCTTGGATCGAATTGCTTGCGTCAAATCTG GTTCTAGGAAATCActatttaatgtttttcaagATGGAAGTTGTCATCCTAAGATGGCATTGGTGATTGATGACCGTTTAAAAGTGTGGGATGAGAAAGATCAGCCTCGAGTGCATATAGTTCCTGCATTTGCTCCGTATTATGCTCCTCAAGCTGAA GCCAACAACACCGTACCTGTTCTTTGCGTTGCAAGAAATGTGGCCTGCAATGTTAGAGGTGGATTCTTCAA AGAATTTGATGATCGTCTCTTGCAACAAATTGCTGAAGTTGCATTTGAAGATGATATTAAAAATGTGGCTTTCCCACCTGATGTGAGCAACTACTTGATTTCAGAG GATGATCCTTCAACCTCTAATGGAAACAAGGACTTGCATGTTTTTGATGGAATGGCTGGTACTGAGGTGGAAAGGAGGCTAAAG GAGGCAATTTCTGCTTCTTCAACTGGTCCACCGCTGACAAAGAATTTGGATCCAAGAATTCCTCCAGCACTCCAGTACACAGTATCATCTACTTCTTTTTCAGTTCCTCCATCAACAATTCAAGGGCTGCCAGTGCCTTTTACCAATCAGCAATCATCTCAAGTGATCTCTTTGCTTAAACCACCATTAACTCAACTTGGGCAAGCAGAATCGACTTTTCACATTGCTCCTGTAACGGAAGAGGGTGAGGTACCGGAGTCTGAATTAGATCCCGATACAAGGAGGAGGCTGCTCATTTTGCAACATGGTCAAGACATGAGAGGCCACACTCCATCTGAATCTCAGTTTCCTGCCCGACCTCCCATGCCAGTCTCTGTTCCAGCAGTTCAACCACGTGGTTGGTTTCCAGTTGAAGAGGAGATAAGCCCAGGACACCTTAACCAAGTGGCGCCAAATAAGGAGTTTCCTATGAATGCAGAGTCTCTTCCTATTGACCACCATCGGGTTCATCATCCTCCATTTCTACACAAAGTGGAGCCCTCTATTCCACCTGGTAGAGCTCTTGAAAACCAAAGGTTGTCCAAGGAG GTGCTTCCCAGGGAAGACCTGTTAAGGTTAAACCAACAGCTGCCTGGTTTTCATTCCTTTTCTG ATGATGGTGGTCCTCGAAGGCCTCAACCAGCTTTAGTAAACAAAGATCTAGATCTTGAAGCAGGACAGATTGACCCCTACCCTGAAACGTCTACTGGAGCTTTGCAGAACATTGCATTGAAGTGTGGAACAAAG GTCGAGTTCAATCAAGCTCTATCACCGAACTTAGAACTGCAATTCGCTGTGGAG GTTTTGTTTGCAGGGCAGAAAATTGGTGAAGGAATTGGCAGAACAAGAAGGGAAGCACAACGTCAGGCTACCGAAGTATCTCTTATGAACTTGGCTG ataaatatttgtcaaatctTGAACCTGAGTTCAGCTACACGACTGGGAACGAGG CGTCACCAAGGATTCATGATGCAAGGGTTGAGAACTCCAAGAAGTCAATGGGTTCAATAGCTGCACTTAACGAATTA TGCATGAAGGAAGGACTTGGTGTAGCGTTTCAAACCCAACCTCAATTTTCAGCTAACCCTAGCCTAAAAAACGAGGTGTATGCTCAG GTTGAAATCAATGGACAGCTGATGGGAAAGGGAATTGGTCGAACATGGGATGAAGCTAAATCACAG GCTGCTGAAAAGGCTCTTGAGGCCTTGAATTCCATGGTTGGTCAGTTTCCTAACAGACACCATGGTTCTCCAGC ATCTTTGCAGGGCTTGTCAAACAAAAGGTTAAAATCAGATTTCTCTAGAGTTGTCCAACGAACACCATTGTCTACCCGATACCCTAAGAATGCATCTCCTATACCATGA
- the LOC142548954 gene encoding RNA polymerase II C-terminal domain phosphatase-like 1 isoform X2, producing the protein MYCKLVTVYEGDTVLGEVELHPQNGIVFGEDFREIRISHYSQPSERCPPLAVLHTVSATGTCFKLESSFKSQESPLSVLHATCLRDNKTAVMSIGGGEIHLVAMHSRKYEGQGPCFWGFNVAPGLYSSCLVMLNLRCLAIVFDLDETLIVANTMRSFEDRIEALQRKISSESDPHRVSSMVAEVKRYQDDKNILKQYAESDQVIDNGKVIKSQSEVVPALSDNHEPILRPIIRLPEKSIVLTRINPLIRDTSVLVRLRPAWEDLRSYLTARGRKRFEVFVCTMAERDYALEMWRLLDPESNLINSNELLDRIACVKSGSRKSLFNVFQDGSCHPKMALVIDDRLKVWDEKDQPRVHIVPAFAPYYAPQAEANNTVPVLCVARNVACNVRGGFFKEFDDRLLQQIAEVAFEDDIKNVAFPPDVSNYLISEDDPSTSNGNKDLHVFDGMAGTEVERRLKEAISASSTGPPLTKNLDPRIPPALQYTVSSTSFSVPPSTIQGLPVPFTNQQSSQVISLLKPPLTQLGQAESTFHIAPVTEEGEVPESELDPDTRRRLLILQHGQDMRGHTPSESQFPARPPMPVSVPAVQPRGWFPVEEEISPGHLNQVAPNKEFPMNAESLPIDHHRVHHPPFLHKVEPSIPPGRALENQRLSKEVLPREDLLRLNQQLPGFHSFSDDGGPRRPQPALVNKDLDLEAGQIDPYPETSTGALQNIALKCGTKVEFNQALSPNLELQFAVEVLFAGQKIGEGIGRTRREAQRQATEVSLMNLADKYLSNLEPEFSYTTGNEASPRIHDARVENSKKSMGSIAALNELEGLGVAFQTQPQFSANPSLKNEVYAQVEINGQLMGKGIGRTWDEAKSQAAEKALEALNSMVGQFPNRHHGSPASLQGLSNKRLKSDFSRVVQRTPLSTRYPKNASPIP; encoded by the exons ATGTATTGTAAATTGGTGACGGTGTATGAAGGAGACACGGTGCTGGGAGAAGTGGAGTTGCACCCTCAAAATGGTATTGTATTTGGGGAGGACTTTAGGGAAATTCGGATATCGCACTATTCACAACCCAGTGAGAGGTGCCCGCCACTCGCCGTGCTTCACACTGTATCCGCAACTGGAACATGCTTCAAATTGGAATCTTCCTTTAAGTCTCAAGAATCGCCGCTTTCTGTATTGCATGCCACTTGCCTCAGAGATAACAAG ACTGCTGTAATGTCAATTGGAGGAGGGGAAATTCATTTAGTTGCGATGCATTCTAGGAAGTATGAAGGGCAGGGCCCTTGTTTTTGGGGGTTCAATGTTGCTCCTGGACTTTACAGTTCTTGTCTTGTCATGCTGAATCTTAGATGTCTTGCCATTGTGTTTGATCTTGATGAAACTCTCATAGTTGCAAACACAATGCGTTCTTTTGAGGACAGAATAGAGGCATTGCAGAGAAAAATAAGCTCCGAGTCTGATCCACACCGTGTTTCTAGCATGGTTGCGGAGGTCAAACGTTATCaggatgataaaaatattttgaagcaaTATGCAGAAAGTGATCAGGTGATTGATAATGGGAAGGTTATCAAATCACAGTCTGAAGTGGTTCCAGCATTATCAGACAATCACGAGCCTATTCTTCGTCCAATTATACGACTACCAGAAAAGAGCATCGTTCTGACTCGCATTAATCCACTG ATTCGAGATACCAGCGTTCTCGTGAGATTAAGACCTGCTTGGGAGGATCTTAGAAGCTATTTGACTGCTAGAGGTCGAAAGCGCTTCGAGGTTTTTGTTTGTACTATGGCTGAAAGAGATTACGCATTAGAAATGTGGAGGCTTCTTGACCCAGAGTCAAATTTGATAAACTCTAATGAGCTCTTGGATCGAATTGCTTGCGTCAAATCTG GTTCTAGGAAATCActatttaatgtttttcaagATGGAAGTTGTCATCCTAAGATGGCATTGGTGATTGATGACCGTTTAAAAGTGTGGGATGAGAAAGATCAGCCTCGAGTGCATATAGTTCCTGCATTTGCTCCGTATTATGCTCCTCAAGCTGAA GCCAACAACACCGTACCTGTTCTTTGCGTTGCAAGAAATGTGGCCTGCAATGTTAGAGGTGGATTCTTCAA AGAATTTGATGATCGTCTCTTGCAACAAATTGCTGAAGTTGCATTTGAAGATGATATTAAAAATGTGGCTTTCCCACCTGATGTGAGCAACTACTTGATTTCAGAG GATGATCCTTCAACCTCTAATGGAAACAAGGACTTGCATGTTTTTGATGGAATGGCTGGTACTGAGGTGGAAAGGAGGCTAAAG GAGGCAATTTCTGCTTCTTCAACTGGTCCACCGCTGACAAAGAATTTGGATCCAAGAATTCCTCCAGCACTCCAGTACACAGTATCATCTACTTCTTTTTCAGTTCCTCCATCAACAATTCAAGGGCTGCCAGTGCCTTTTACCAATCAGCAATCATCTCAAGTGATCTCTTTGCTTAAACCACCATTAACTCAACTTGGGCAAGCAGAATCGACTTTTCACATTGCTCCTGTAACGGAAGAGGGTGAGGTACCGGAGTCTGAATTAGATCCCGATACAAGGAGGAGGCTGCTCATTTTGCAACATGGTCAAGACATGAGAGGCCACACTCCATCTGAATCTCAGTTTCCTGCCCGACCTCCCATGCCAGTCTCTGTTCCAGCAGTTCAACCACGTGGTTGGTTTCCAGTTGAAGAGGAGATAAGCCCAGGACACCTTAACCAAGTGGCGCCAAATAAGGAGTTTCCTATGAATGCAGAGTCTCTTCCTATTGACCACCATCGGGTTCATCATCCTCCATTTCTACACAAAGTGGAGCCCTCTATTCCACCTGGTAGAGCTCTTGAAAACCAAAGGTTGTCCAAGGAG GTGCTTCCCAGGGAAGACCTGTTAAGGTTAAACCAACAGCTGCCTGGTTTTCATTCCTTTTCTG ATGATGGTGGTCCTCGAAGGCCTCAACCAGCTTTAGTAAACAAAGATCTAGATCTTGAAGCAGGACAGATTGACCCCTACCCTGAAACGTCTACTGGAGCTTTGCAGAACATTGCATTGAAGTGTGGAACAAAG GTCGAGTTCAATCAAGCTCTATCACCGAACTTAGAACTGCAATTCGCTGTGGAG GTTTTGTTTGCAGGGCAGAAAATTGGTGAAGGAATTGGCAGAACAAGAAGGGAAGCACAACGTCAGGCTACCGAAGTATCTCTTATGAACTTGGCTG ataaatatttgtcaaatctTGAACCTGAGTTCAGCTACACGACTGGGAACGAGG CGTCACCAAGGATTCATGATGCAAGGGTTGAGAACTCCAAGAAGTCAATGGGTTCAATAGCTGCACTTAACGAATTA GAAGGACTTGGTGTAGCGTTTCAAACCCAACCTCAATTTTCAGCTAACCCTAGCCTAAAAAACGAGGTGTATGCTCAG GTTGAAATCAATGGACAGCTGATGGGAAAGGGAATTGGTCGAACATGGGATGAAGCTAAATCACAG GCTGCTGAAAAGGCTCTTGAGGCCTTGAATTCCATGGTTGGTCAGTTTCCTAACAGACACCATGGTTCTCCAGC ATCTTTGCAGGGCTTGTCAAACAAAAGGTTAAAATCAGATTTCTCTAGAGTTGTCCAACGAACACCATTGTCTACCCGATACCCTAAGAATGCATCTCCTATACCATGA
- the LOC142548954 gene encoding RNA polymerase II C-terminal domain phosphatase-like 1 isoform X3, protein MAERDYALEMWRLLDPESNLINSNELLDRIACVKSGSRKSLFNVFQDGSCHPKMALVIDDRLKVWDEKDQPRVHIVPAFAPYYAPQAEANNTVPVLCVARNVACNVRGGFFKEFDDRLLQQIAEVAFEDDIKNVAFPPDVSNYLISEDDPSTSNGNKDLHVFDGMAGTEVERRLKEAISASSTGPPLTKNLDPRIPPALQYTVSSTSFSVPPSTIQGLPVPFTNQQSSQVISLLKPPLTQLGQAESTFHIAPVTEEGEVPESELDPDTRRRLLILQHGQDMRGHTPSESQFPARPPMPVSVPAVQPRGWFPVEEEISPGHLNQVAPNKEFPMNAESLPIDHHRVHHPPFLHKVEPSIPPGRALENQRLSKEVLPREDLLRLNQQLPGFHSFSDDGGPRRPQPALVNKDLDLEAGQIDPYPETSTGALQNIALKCGTKVEFNQALSPNLELQFAVEVLFAGQKIGEGIGRTRREAQRQATEVSLMNLADKYLSNLEPEFSYTTGNEASPRIHDARVENSKKSMGSIAALNELCMKEGLGVAFQTQPQFSANPSLKNEVYAQVEINGQLMGKGIGRTWDEAKSQAAEKALEALNSMVGQFPNRHHGSPASLQGLSNKRLKSDFSRVVQRTPLSTRYPKNASPIP, encoded by the exons ATGGCTGAAAGAGATTACGCATTAGAAATGTGGAGGCTTCTTGACCCAGAGTCAAATTTGATAAACTCTAATGAGCTCTTGGATCGAATTGCTTGCGTCAAATCTG GTTCTAGGAAATCActatttaatgtttttcaagATGGAAGTTGTCATCCTAAGATGGCATTGGTGATTGATGACCGTTTAAAAGTGTGGGATGAGAAAGATCAGCCTCGAGTGCATATAGTTCCTGCATTTGCTCCGTATTATGCTCCTCAAGCTGAA GCCAACAACACCGTACCTGTTCTTTGCGTTGCAAGAAATGTGGCCTGCAATGTTAGAGGTGGATTCTTCAA AGAATTTGATGATCGTCTCTTGCAACAAATTGCTGAAGTTGCATTTGAAGATGATATTAAAAATGTGGCTTTCCCACCTGATGTGAGCAACTACTTGATTTCAGAG GATGATCCTTCAACCTCTAATGGAAACAAGGACTTGCATGTTTTTGATGGAATGGCTGGTACTGAGGTGGAAAGGAGGCTAAAG GAGGCAATTTCTGCTTCTTCAACTGGTCCACCGCTGACAAAGAATTTGGATCCAAGAATTCCTCCAGCACTCCAGTACACAGTATCATCTACTTCTTTTTCAGTTCCTCCATCAACAATTCAAGGGCTGCCAGTGCCTTTTACCAATCAGCAATCATCTCAAGTGATCTCTTTGCTTAAACCACCATTAACTCAACTTGGGCAAGCAGAATCGACTTTTCACATTGCTCCTGTAACGGAAGAGGGTGAGGTACCGGAGTCTGAATTAGATCCCGATACAAGGAGGAGGCTGCTCATTTTGCAACATGGTCAAGACATGAGAGGCCACACTCCATCTGAATCTCAGTTTCCTGCCCGACCTCCCATGCCAGTCTCTGTTCCAGCAGTTCAACCACGTGGTTGGTTTCCAGTTGAAGAGGAGATAAGCCCAGGACACCTTAACCAAGTGGCGCCAAATAAGGAGTTTCCTATGAATGCAGAGTCTCTTCCTATTGACCACCATCGGGTTCATCATCCTCCATTTCTACACAAAGTGGAGCCCTCTATTCCACCTGGTAGAGCTCTTGAAAACCAAAGGTTGTCCAAGGAG GTGCTTCCCAGGGAAGACCTGTTAAGGTTAAACCAACAGCTGCCTGGTTTTCATTCCTTTTCTG ATGATGGTGGTCCTCGAAGGCCTCAACCAGCTTTAGTAAACAAAGATCTAGATCTTGAAGCAGGACAGATTGACCCCTACCCTGAAACGTCTACTGGAGCTTTGCAGAACATTGCATTGAAGTGTGGAACAAAG GTCGAGTTCAATCAAGCTCTATCACCGAACTTAGAACTGCAATTCGCTGTGGAG GTTTTGTTTGCAGGGCAGAAAATTGGTGAAGGAATTGGCAGAACAAGAAGGGAAGCACAACGTCAGGCTACCGAAGTATCTCTTATGAACTTGGCTG ataaatatttgtcaaatctTGAACCTGAGTTCAGCTACACGACTGGGAACGAGG CGTCACCAAGGATTCATGATGCAAGGGTTGAGAACTCCAAGAAGTCAATGGGTTCAATAGCTGCACTTAACGAATTA TGCATGAAGGAAGGACTTGGTGTAGCGTTTCAAACCCAACCTCAATTTTCAGCTAACCCTAGCCTAAAAAACGAGGTGTATGCTCAG GTTGAAATCAATGGACAGCTGATGGGAAAGGGAATTGGTCGAACATGGGATGAAGCTAAATCACAG GCTGCTGAAAAGGCTCTTGAGGCCTTGAATTCCATGGTTGGTCAGTTTCCTAACAGACACCATGGTTCTCCAGC ATCTTTGCAGGGCTTGTCAAACAAAAGGTTAAAATCAGATTTCTCTAGAGTTGTCCAACGAACACCATTGTCTACCCGATACCCTAAGAATGCATCTCCTATACCATGA